A part of Winslowiella toletana genomic DNA contains:
- the dapA gene encoding 4-hydroxy-tetrahydrodipicolinate synthase, with amino-acid sequence MFTGSIVALVTPMDDKGNVCRASLKKLIDYHVASGTAAIVSVGTTGESATLSHDEHGDVVMQTLELADGRIPVIAGTGANATAEGISLTKRFENSGVVGCLTVTPYYNRPTQEGLYQHFKAIAESTSLPQMLYNVPSRTGCDMLPETVGRLAKIKNIIGIKEATGNLSRVSQIQELVDEEFVLVSGDDASALDFMQLGGHGVISVTANIAAREMVELCALAQQGNFVEARRLNQRLMHLHQKLFVEPNPIPVKWAAKKLGLIATDTLRLPMTPITDAGRPVIEQALKHAGLL; translated from the coding sequence ATGTTCACGGGAAGTATAGTTGCGCTCGTTACGCCAATGGATGACAAAGGTAATGTCTGCCGGGCGAGTCTGAAAAAACTGATTGATTATCATGTCGCTAGCGGAACCGCAGCGATTGTATCTGTAGGCACTACCGGTGAGTCCGCCACCCTCAGCCATGATGAACATGGCGATGTCGTGATGCAGACGCTGGAGCTGGCCGATGGTCGTATTCCGGTGATTGCCGGAACCGGTGCTAACGCGACAGCGGAAGGCATCTCTCTTACCAAACGCTTCGAGAATTCCGGGGTTGTCGGTTGCCTGACCGTAACGCCTTACTACAACCGTCCGACGCAGGAAGGGTTGTATCAGCACTTTAAAGCTATTGCGGAGAGTACTTCACTGCCGCAGATGCTGTATAACGTTCCTTCACGTACTGGCTGCGATATGCTGCCGGAAACCGTAGGTCGTCTGGCCAAAATTAAAAATATTATCGGGATTAAGGAAGCCACCGGGAACTTATCGCGTGTTAGCCAGATCCAAGAGCTGGTTGATGAAGAGTTTGTGCTGGTAAGCGGCGATGACGCTTCGGCACTGGACTTTATGCAACTGGGCGGTCATGGCGTGATCTCGGTAACGGCGAATATCGCCGCACGCGAGATGGTTGAACTCTGCGCCCTTGCGCAGCAGGGCAACTTTGTCGAAGCGCGCCGCCTTAACCAGCGCCTGATGCATCTGCATCAGAAGTTATTTGTTGAACCCAATCCTATCCCGGTGAAATGGGCCGCGAAGAAGTTAGGATTAATAGCAACCGATACGCTGCGTCTTCCAATGACGCCAATAACCGACGCGGGGCGTCCGGTTATCGAGCAGGCGCTCAAGCATGCGGGTCTGCTGTAA
- a CDS encoding DsrE family protein, which translates to MRSVVSCLFIAVVAGSVGAAVSQAPILYDKVSTHFATVAADPEGFWSTPAIAGYGKIHYENDVQFKPDASMSNKIVFQITKSEGSMKEANLGLERVARVVNLYVASGVPAEQLKFVVSVTGDATPAMLSNAQFSKIYGFDNPNLKLIDELKKSGVVVSVCDQSVAFHHYQFDWIDRSVVHALSSPTTVSTLENQGYAFLPL; encoded by the coding sequence ATGCGTTCTGTTGTTTCCTGTTTATTTATTGCGGTTGTTGCAGGTTCTGTTGGTGCGGCTGTCAGTCAGGCGCCAATCCTTTACGATAAAGTGAGTACGCACTTTGCTACCGTTGCCGCAGACCCGGAAGGTTTTTGGTCGACACCTGCGATTGCGGGCTATGGCAAAATACACTATGAAAACGACGTGCAATTTAAGCCAGATGCGTCAATGTCGAATAAAATCGTTTTTCAAATCACAAAAAGTGAAGGGTCGATGAAAGAGGCGAATCTGGGCCTTGAACGCGTGGCGCGGGTAGTGAATCTGTATGTTGCTTCTGGTGTGCCTGCTGAGCAATTAAAATTTGTGGTTTCGGTTACCGGGGATGCCACTCCGGCAATGTTAAGTAATGCCCAGTTCAGTAAAATATATGGTTTTGATAACCCAAATCTTAAGCTGATTGATGAACTTAAAAAGTCTGGCGTAGTGGTTTCAGTCTGTGACCAGTCCGTGGCCTTTCATCATTATCAATTCGACTGGATCGACAGATCAGTGGTCCATGCGCTTTCCAGTCCCACCACGGTTTCTACCCTCGAAAATCAGGGATACGCCTTTTTACCACTGTAA
- a CDS encoding glycine cleavage system transcriptional repressor has protein sequence MPQSQQHHLVITALGVDRPGIVNAITRHVSSCGCNIEDSRLAMLGDEFTFIMLLSGSWNAITLIESTLPLKGAELELLIVMKRTNARAHPPMPATVWVQVEVTDSPHIIERFTDLFDSHQMNIAELVSRTQPAQENQPPFLYIQITAHSPASQDASFIEQAFNQLCTELQAQGTISVVNYPQHEEKMESSDESTESR, from the coding sequence TTGCCGCAGTCACAGCAACATCATTTGGTCATTACCGCGCTGGGCGTTGACCGTCCGGGTATCGTCAATGCCATTACCCGCCATGTCAGCAGCTGTGGGTGTAATATTGAAGATAGTCGGCTTGCCATGCTCGGCGATGAGTTTACATTTATCATGCTGCTTTCCGGCAGCTGGAATGCCATTACCCTGATTGAATCGACCCTGCCGCTAAAGGGCGCGGAGCTGGAGTTACTGATTGTGATGAAGCGTACCAATGCCAGAGCGCACCCGCCGATGCCCGCCACGGTATGGGTACAGGTGGAAGTCACTGACTCGCCGCATATCATTGAACGCTTTACCGATCTGTTTGATTCACATCAGATGAATATCGCGGAACTGGTGTCGCGTACTCAACCGGCACAAGAAAATCAGCCGCCATTCCTCTATATTCAAATTACCGCCCACAGTCCTGCCAGTCAGGATGCCTCATTTATTGAACAAGCGTTTAACCAGCTATGTACAGAACTGCAGGCTCAGGGCACTATTAGTGTCGTGAATTACCCACAGCATGAAGAGAAAATGGAGAGTAGTGATGAATCCACTGAAAGCCGGTGA
- the bcp gene encoding thioredoxin-dependent thiol peroxidase: protein MNPLKAGDTAPKFSLPDQDGEQVNLADFQGQRVLVYFYPKAMTPGCTIQACGLRDNMDDLKKSGVEVLGISTDKPEKLSRFAEKELLNFTLLSDEDHQVCQLFGVWGEKTFMGKTYDGIHRVSFLLDGNGKVEKVFDDFKTTNHHDVVMDYLKSA from the coding sequence ATGAATCCACTGAAAGCCGGTGATACTGCACCGAAATTTAGCTTGCCCGATCAAGACGGCGAACAAGTAAATTTGGCCGACTTCCAGGGACAGCGCGTGTTGGTCTATTTCTATCCGAAAGCGATGACACCGGGCTGCACCATTCAGGCATGCGGTTTGCGCGATAATATGGATGATTTAAAGAAATCTGGCGTAGAAGTGCTGGGCATCAGCACCGATAAGCCAGAAAAATTGTCACGTTTTGCCGAGAAAGAGCTGTTGAATTTCACGCTGCTTTCCGATGAAGACCATCAGGTCTGCCAGCTGTTTGGCGTCTGGGGTGAGAAAACCTTTATGGGGAAAACCTATGATGGCATCCATCGCGTCAGCTTCCTGCTGGATGGCAATGGTAAAGTGGAAAAAGTGTTCGACGATTTCAAAACCACCAATCATCACGATGTGGTGATGGATTATCTGAAGTCGGCCTGA
- a CDS encoding DsrE family protein — protein MRPVISYILIAAIAGFVGGNITEFPKVADKISQRFADNPEPADFWTTPAIPGYGKIHYVDNAAFKPGDDLSNKIVFQINRSEGEMISPNLGLERVARVTNLYVAAGVPVDKLQFVVSINSDAVPAALNNEQFRKKYGVDNPNLKLIAELRKAGVEVTICDQSVAFHHLQRDWIDRSVIHTLSSGTTVATLENQGYAFLPL, from the coding sequence ATGCGTCCTGTCATCTCATATATTCTGATTGCTGCTATTGCCGGTTTTGTTGGCGGTAATATTACTGAGTTTCCAAAAGTTGCTGATAAAATAAGCCAGCGTTTTGCTGATAATCCGGAACCCGCCGATTTCTGGACCACGCCAGCCATCCCTGGCTATGGAAAAATACATTATGTTGATAACGCCGCTTTCAAACCGGGCGATGATCTGAGTAACAAAATTGTGTTTCAGATTAACCGCAGCGAAGGGGAGATGATTAGCCCCAACCTCGGTCTGGAGCGGGTTGCACGCGTGACTAATCTCTACGTGGCGGCCGGGGTGCCAGTAGATAAACTGCAGTTTGTGGTATCGATCAACAGTGATGCAGTACCTGCGGCGCTGAATAATGAACAGTTTCGTAAAAAGTATGGCGTGGATAATCCAAATCTGAAGCTAATTGCTGAATTACGCAAAGCTGGAGTAGAAGTGACGATTTGTGATCAATCTGTTGCATTTCATCATCTGCAACGTGACTGGATTGATAGATCTGTGATCCACACTCTTTCCAGCGGTACTACCGTCGCGACTTTAGAAAATCAGGGATACGCCTTTTTACCGCTTTAA
- the hda gene encoding DnaA inactivator Hda, which translates to MNTPAQLSLPLYLPDDETFASFWPGENPSLLAALKSALLQEHGSYFYFWSREGGGRSHLLHAACAELSARGEAVGYVPLDKRTWFVPEVLDGMEQLALICIDNIECIAGDELWEMAIFDLYNRILETGKTRLLITGDRPPRQLNLKLADLASRLDWGQIYKLQPLSDEDKLQALQLRANLRGFELPEDVGRFLLKRLDREMRTLFVTLDRLDSASISAQRKLTIPFVKETLDL; encoded by the coding sequence CTGAACACGCCGGCACAGCTTTCATTGCCACTCTATTTGCCCGACGACGAAACCTTCGCCAGCTTCTGGCCGGGGGAAAATCCGTCGCTACTGGCCGCGCTAAAAAGCGCTCTGCTTCAGGAACATGGCAGCTATTTCTATTTCTGGTCACGCGAAGGCGGCGGACGCAGCCATTTGCTGCACGCGGCTTGCGCCGAGCTTTCCGCACGTGGTGAAGCGGTGGGCTATGTGCCGCTGGATAAGCGCACCTGGTTTGTGCCGGAAGTGCTGGATGGCATGGAGCAACTGGCGCTGATCTGCATCGATAATATTGAATGCATCGCCGGTGATGAGCTGTGGGAAATGGCGATCTTCGATCTCTATAACCGTATTCTTGAAACCGGTAAGACGCGCCTGCTGATCACCGGCGATCGTCCACCACGTCAGCTGAATCTTAAACTGGCCGATCTTGCTTCGCGCCTCGACTGGGGACAAATCTATAAGCTGCAACCGCTTTCCGACGAAGACAAGTTGCAGGCGCTACAGCTGCGCGCCAATCTGCGTGGTTTTGAGCTGCCGGAAGACGTTGGCCGTTTCCTGCTGAAGCGACTGGATCGCGAAATGCGTACGCTGTTTGTGACGCTGGACCGGCTGGACAGTGCATCCATCAGCGCCCAGCGCAAGCTGACCATTCCGTTTGTAAAAGAGACGCTCGACCTTTAA
- a CDS encoding AI-2E family transporter encodes MLALLIQWYRRRFSDPQAIALLIILVAAFCILFFFSGLLAPLLVALVLAYLLEWPTVRLERMGCSRSWATSIVLTVFAGILLLMVLVVAPVVWQQGINLTRDMPNMLNKLYTYAAGLPKRFPALMDAGIIDIIVENLRSRLTGLGESLVKYSLASLVGLMTLAIYLVLVPLMVFFLLKDKDQMLNAVRRVLPRNRGLAGQVWSEMNQQITNYIRGKVLEMVVVGIATWIGFLAIGLNYSLLLAVLVGFSVLIPYIGAMVVTIPVICVGLFQWGLGSDFWTMIIVYLIIQALDGNLLVPVLFSEAVNLHPLVIILSVVIFGGLWGFWGVFFAIPLATLVKAVVHAWPDGMLVDEEQ; translated from the coding sequence ATGCTGGCATTGTTAATACAGTGGTATCGCCGTCGCTTCAGCGATCCACAAGCCATTGCGTTGTTGATCATTTTGGTTGCTGCGTTCTGTATTTTATTCTTTTTTAGCGGTTTGCTGGCTCCGCTGCTGGTAGCGCTGGTGCTGGCTTACCTGCTGGAATGGCCAACCGTTCGTCTTGAGCGTATGGGCTGCTCGCGCAGCTGGGCGACCAGTATTGTGCTGACGGTTTTCGCCGGTATTCTGCTGCTGATGGTACTGGTGGTGGCGCCGGTGGTCTGGCAACAGGGCATCAACCTGACGCGCGATATGCCGAATATGCTGAATAAGCTCTACACCTATGCTGCGGGCTTGCCAAAGCGTTTTCCGGCGCTGATGGATGCCGGCATTATCGATATTATCGTCGAGAATTTGCGTAGTCGTCTGACCGGACTCGGTGAGTCGCTGGTGAAATATTCGCTGGCATCGCTGGTCGGTTTAATGACACTGGCGATCTACCTGGTGCTGGTGCCGCTAATGGTCTTCTTCCTGCTGAAGGATAAAGATCAGATGCTGAATGCCGTGCGCCGGGTGCTGCCGCGAAATCGCGGACTGGCAGGGCAGGTGTGGAGCGAAATGAATCAGCAAATTACCAATTATATTCGCGGTAAGGTGCTGGAGATGGTGGTGGTCGGGATTGCCACCTGGATTGGTTTCCTCGCTATTGGCCTGAACTATTCGCTGTTGCTGGCGGTGCTGGTCGGTTTCTCGGTGTTAATTCCTTATATCGGTGCGATGGTGGTGACTATTCCGGTGATCTGCGTCGGCCTGTTCCAGTGGGGGCTTGGCAGCGATTTCTGGACCATGATTATTGTCTATCTGATTATTCAGGCGCTGGACGGTAATCTGCTGGTGCCGGTGCTGTTCTCCGAGGCGGTGAATCTGCATCCGTTAGTGATTATTCTTTCGGTAGTGATCTTTGGCGGTTTGTGGGGATTCTGGGGCGTGTTCTTCGCCATTCCGCTGGCGACGCTGGTGAAAGCGGTGGTGCATGCCTGGCCAGACGGGATGCTGGTCGACGAGGAACAGTGA
- a CDS encoding tetratricopeptide repeat protein — MFNRLKKSLVASLITTLLAGSMLPARADDLSDSLPDIGTTAGGTLSINQELQMGDFYVRQLRASAPLINDPLLNDYINQLGQRLVAHANSVRTPFHFYLIRNDEINAFAFFGGNVVLHSALFRYTDNESQLASVMAHEISHVTQRHLARAMEEQQRNAPLTWVGALGSILLAMANPQAGMAALTGTLAGTQQGVISFTQNNEQEADRIGIQVLQRAGFDPQAMPNFLQKLADQSRFASKPPEILLTHPLPDSRLADARNRANQMRPVVTQSSQDYYMAKVRALGMYATGRNQLGDDLLNSWSKGNVREQQAAQYGKAIQFLEAKSFTDAKRIVEPLLSKQPDNVWYLDIMTDIDIGLNQAPQAIKRLTALRASTSNPVLQLNLANAYVEAKQPAAASRILNRYTFSHPDDPNGWDLLAQASAAQGLRDEELSARAEGLAIAGRLDQAITTLSSASAQVPLGSLKQARYDARIDQLRQLQKRFRQYTRT; from the coding sequence ATGTTCAACCGGTTGAAGAAAAGTCTGGTCGCTTCACTGATTACCACACTGCTGGCAGGCAGCATGCTCCCTGCCAGGGCGGATGATCTGTCCGATTCCCTGCCGGATATTGGCACCACCGCGGGCGGAACGCTGTCGATTAATCAGGAACTGCAGATGGGCGACTTTTATGTGCGCCAGCTGCGCGCCAGTGCGCCACTGATTAACGATCCGCTGCTGAATGACTATATTAACCAGCTGGGACAACGGCTGGTTGCCCATGCCAACTCCGTACGAACACCATTTCATTTCTATCTGATCCGTAATGATGAGATCAATGCTTTCGCCTTTTTTGGCGGCAATGTCGTGCTGCATTCGGCGCTGTTCCGTTATACCGATAACGAGAGCCAGCTGGCGTCAGTCATGGCGCATGAAATCTCCCACGTCACCCAGCGCCATCTGGCGCGCGCGATGGAGGAGCAGCAACGCAATGCGCCGCTGACCTGGGTCGGCGCCTTAGGCTCAATTTTACTGGCCATGGCGAATCCACAGGCGGGTATGGCGGCGCTGACCGGTACGCTCGCCGGCACCCAGCAGGGGGTCATCAGCTTTACCCAGAACAATGAACAGGAAGCGGACCGCATCGGTATTCAGGTGCTGCAACGTGCCGGTTTTGATCCACAGGCCATGCCGAATTTCCTGCAAAAGCTGGCCGATCAGTCACGTTTTGCGTCTAAGCCGCCAGAAATTCTGCTGACCCACCCACTGCCCGACAGCCGTCTGGCCGATGCGCGCAACCGCGCCAATCAGATGCGCCCGGTGGTAACGCAATCCTCGCAGGATTACTATATGGCCAAAGTGCGCGCGCTGGGTATGTACGCCACCGGACGTAATCAGCTGGGCGACGATTTATTGAATAGCTGGTCAAAAGGCAATGTGCGCGAACAGCAGGCGGCGCAATATGGTAAAGCGATTCAGTTCCTTGAAGCGAAAAGCTTCACCGATGCGAAGCGGATTGTTGAACCGCTGCTGAGTAAGCAGCCGGATAACGTCTGGTATCTGGATATTATGACGGATATCGATATTGGTCTGAATCAGGCGCCACAGGCGATTAAACGCCTGACCGCGCTACGCGCTTCAACCAGCAATCCGGTGCTGCAGCTTAACCTCGCGAATGCCTATGTTGAAGCGAAGCAGCCCGCTGCCGCCAGCCGTATTCTTAATCGCTATACTTTCTCCCATCCTGACGATCCTAACGGCTGGGATCTGCTGGCGCAGGCTTCGGCGGCACAGGGTTTACGTGATGAAGAGCTGTCCGCCCGCGCCGAAGGTCTGGCGATTGCCGGACGTCTCGATCAGGCGATTACCACCTTAAGCAGCGCCAGTGCGCAGGTTCCACTGGGTAGCTTAAAGCAGGCGCGCTACGATGCGCGTATCGATCAACTGCGCCAGCTGCAAAAACGCTTCCGCCAGTACACAAGGACATAA
- a CDS encoding sensor domain-containing diguanylate cyclase — protein sequence MLRRLWPKTDLRTLITMLAIASIVITLANTLYATWRVQRELLINNTLESNRVYATKLASTTEIFFQLAQSQLSWSANILSNGLDDDAALQQEVDRLREQTTSFNSVVIVDANGWVRSISPESLMLKGMHLTTAAARQALTERKPLISQPTISAANNLMVFISYPVWSKTGTYLGYVGGTLYLKKKSILNELLGEQYYRDGSSLYVVDKQNQVLYHQDSKLIGKGIAPLISDEEKSKRRNGYLEIHPQNSEPMLAGYAMVPSADWMIVALKPTRATLAPLSSLLLQVLKNSVPFALLTLIAAWILARLIALPLFQLARKASQMDAQGVSTEINGIRSWYFEAAQIKRALLAGIGLLQDKIGRLKFEVQTDPLTQLLNRRGLSAVMEYFLTTRQPFALLALDIDHFKRVNDTFGHDVGDEVIIRIARELEHSSRQTDVVCRNGGEEFLLILPGADSETALMIAERVRQRVAQTEIKQVGNVSVSIGVALWRPDGESMEEVFKLADDALYQAKKAGRNCVVHAGIQQPQLLITPARLHG from the coding sequence ATGTTAAGGCGACTCTGGCCGAAGACAGACTTACGCACGTTGATCACCATGCTTGCGATTGCCAGCATTGTGATTACGCTAGCTAATACACTGTATGCTACATGGCGCGTACAGCGTGAGCTGTTGATTAATAACACGCTTGAGTCGAATCGGGTTTACGCCACGAAACTGGCTTCAACGACTGAAATTTTCTTTCAGCTGGCGCAATCGCAGCTCTCCTGGAGTGCGAATATCCTGAGCAATGGCTTAGATGATGATGCGGCGTTGCAGCAGGAGGTTGACCGGTTACGCGAGCAAACTACCAGTTTTAACTCAGTGGTGATTGTTGACGCCAATGGCTGGGTACGCTCAATTTCGCCAGAGTCGTTGATGCTGAAAGGAATGCATCTGACCACGGCTGCAGCGCGCCAGGCGTTGACCGAGCGTAAGCCGCTGATTAGCCAGCCGACGATTTCGGCGGCGAACAATCTTATGGTGTTTATCTCTTATCCTGTCTGGTCGAAAACCGGCACTTATCTCGGTTATGTCGGCGGCACGCTGTATCTGAAGAAGAAAAGCATTCTGAATGAATTACTCGGCGAGCAGTATTATCGCGACGGTTCTTCACTGTATGTGGTCGATAAACAGAATCAGGTGCTCTATCACCAGGACAGTAAACTGATTGGCAAAGGTATTGCGCCGCTAATCAGTGATGAAGAGAAAAGTAAGCGCCGCAATGGTTATCTGGAAATTCATCCACAGAATAGCGAGCCGATGCTGGCGGGTTATGCCATGGTTCCCTCCGCTGACTGGATGATAGTGGCGCTGAAACCTACCAGGGCCACACTCGCCCCCCTTAGCAGCCTGTTGCTTCAGGTACTGAAAAATTCGGTGCCTTTCGCGCTGTTGACGCTGATTGCCGCATGGATTCTGGCGCGCCTGATCGCCTTGCCACTGTTTCAGCTGGCGCGTAAAGCCAGCCAGATGGATGCGCAGGGCGTATCGACAGAGATTAATGGCATACGCTCCTGGTACTTTGAAGCGGCGCAGATTAAGCGTGCGCTGCTGGCTGGCATTGGCCTGCTGCAGGATAAGATTGGCCGGCTGAAGTTTGAGGTGCAGACCGATCCGTTAACCCAGTTGCTGAACCGTCGTGGCCTCAGTGCGGTGATGGAATATTTCCTCACCACCCGCCAGCCTTTTGCGCTACTGGCGCTGGATATCGACCATTTTAAGCGGGTTAACGATACCTTTGGCCATGATGTCGGCGATGAAGTGATTATTCGCATTGCGCGTGAACTGGAGCATAGTTCGCGTCAGACCGATGTGGTATGCCGTAATGGCGGCGAAGAGTTTTTGCTGATTCTGCCGGGCGCAGATAGCGAAACTGCACTGATGATCGCTGAACGCGTGCGCCAGCGTGTGGCGCAGACGGAGATTAAACAGGTCGGAAATGTCTCGGTTTCCATCGGCGTTGCCCTGTGGCGGCCTGATGGCGAGAGTATGGAAGAGGTGTTTAAACTCGCGGATGATGCTCTGTATCAGGCCAAAAAAGCCGGTCGTAACTGTGTGGTTCATGCCGGGATTCAACAACCGCAGCTGCTGATTACACCCGCCCGTTTACACGGCTAA
- the arsC gene encoding arsenate reductase (glutaredoxin) (This arsenate reductase requires both glutathione and glutaredoxin to convert arsenate to arsenite, after which the efflux transporter formed by ArsA and ArsB can extrude the arsenite from the cell, providing resistance.) produces MVTIYHNPRCSKSRETLALLQNRGVAPQVLLYLETPPDLATLKTLLKQLGMNSARELMRNKEEIYKTLQLADATLSETQLMQAMIDNPKLIERPIVVAGGQARIGRPPEQVLEIL; encoded by the coding sequence ATGGTGACTATTTATCATAATCCGCGCTGTTCCAAGAGCCGGGAGACACTGGCTTTGCTCCAGAATCGTGGCGTCGCGCCGCAAGTGCTGCTCTATCTTGAAACGCCCCCCGATCTGGCAACACTCAAAACGCTGCTGAAGCAGCTGGGTATGAATAGCGCGCGTGAACTGATGCGCAATAAAGAAGAGATATACAAGACTCTGCAGCTGGCGGATGCGACCTTAAGTGAGACGCAGCTGATGCAGGCGATGATTGATAATCCGAAACTAATAGAACGGCCGATTGTGGTCGCCGGGGGTCAGGCGCGGATCGGACGTCCGCCTGAGCAGGTACTGGAAATTTTATAG